The following are encoded in a window of Pseudomonas sp. St316 genomic DNA:
- a CDS encoding aminotransferase class I/II-fold pyridoxal phosphate-dependent enzyme, protein MNQTAQAPHHFTHYRKVITLADENWQGTEAGKISGLNVEVKTPNVLVDQYGRTFHHFCTTSYLGLDYHPALLDGAMTALWETGTLRVANSKNRCKLAILDQYETQLSELFGASCLSALSCSAASAGILPLLASGAFTNNCSPVMVFDKHAHYSMNHSKAACADETQVITCPHNDMDFIEDLCKRQRSVAYVADGAYSMGGLADLDSLMYLKQRYGLFLYLDDSHALSAVGESGAGLVRSRVPAVDERTLIVASLAKSFGASGGLVMFGSERHKALVQRYGGPSNWSQSLNAAAIGAGMASIRLHRSREFSALQERLQANIRFFDSLVRTEQRGNPMAIRMVPCGEAALANSLAVELTEQGYFTSAVFFPVVPQGKAAIRITLRADMEPNVIRSFCEKITELLLTHGRDIRP, encoded by the coding sequence ATGAACCAGACTGCTCAAGCGCCCCATCACTTCACCCACTACCGCAAGGTGATTACCCTCGCAGACGAGAACTGGCAGGGCACTGAAGCTGGAAAAATCTCAGGGCTGAATGTCGAGGTCAAGACACCCAATGTACTGGTCGACCAATACGGTCGGACTTTCCATCACTTCTGTACCACGTCCTACCTGGGCCTGGACTACCACCCCGCGTTGCTGGACGGCGCCATGACCGCCCTTTGGGAAACCGGCACCCTGCGGGTCGCCAACTCGAAAAATCGCTGCAAGCTGGCGATCCTGGACCAGTACGAAACCCAATTGTCGGAACTGTTTGGCGCCAGTTGCCTCAGTGCCCTGTCGTGCAGCGCGGCAAGCGCCGGAATCCTGCCGCTGCTGGCCAGCGGCGCGTTCACCAACAATTGTTCACCCGTCATGGTGTTCGACAAACACGCCCATTACTCGATGAACCACAGCAAGGCCGCCTGCGCCGATGAAACCCAGGTCATCACCTGCCCGCACAACGACATGGACTTCATCGAAGACCTGTGCAAACGCCAGCGCAGCGTGGCGTACGTGGCTGACGGTGCCTACAGCATGGGCGGGTTGGCGGACCTGGACAGCCTGATGTATCTCAAGCAGCGCTATGGCCTGTTTCTCTATCTGGACGACTCCCACGCTTTGTCTGCGGTCGGGGAGTCCGGCGCAGGCCTGGTCCGCTCGCGCGTCCCGGCCGTGGATGAGCGCACCCTGATCGTTGCTTCATTGGCCAAGTCATTCGGTGCCAGTGGCGGGCTGGTCATGTTTGGCAGTGAACGGCACAAGGCGCTGGTGCAGCGTTACGGTGGGCCAAGCAATTGGTCCCAGAGCCTGAACGCAGCGGCCATCGGCGCCGGCATGGCGTCGATCCGCCTGCACCGCAGTCGAGAATTCAGCGCCCTGCAAGAGCGTTTGCAAGCTAATATCCGCTTCTTCGACAGCCTCGTGCGCACTGAACAGCGCGGCAATCCCATGGCGATCCGCATGGTGCCCTGCGGTGAAGCAGCCCTGGCCAACAGCCTGGCCGTCGAACTGACCGAACAGGGGTATTTCACTTCAGCGGTCTTTTTTCCCGTGGTGCCGCAAGGCAAGGCTGCCATTCGCATTACCCTGCGCGCCGACATGGAGCCGAACGTGATTCGCTCGTTTTGCGAAAAGATCACCGA
- the fos gene encoding fosfomycin resistance glutathione transferase — protein sequence MLSGLNHLTLAVTDLDRSVVFYGGLLQLRLEAQWDRGAYLSLPGLWLCLAFDPSRRPEPVADYTHYAFSIKLEDFPVLVARLNAAQVSSWRDNRSEGDSFYFLDPDGHKLEVHVGDLASRLKACRQAPYAGMAFFTQ from the coding sequence ATGCTCTCAGGCCTCAATCATCTGACCCTTGCCGTCACCGACCTGGATCGCAGCGTGGTTTTTTATGGCGGGCTGTTGCAGTTGCGTCTCGAAGCCCAGTGGGATCGCGGGGCCTATTTGTCGCTGCCGGGTTTGTGGTTGTGCCTGGCTTTCGACCCGTCGCGCAGGCCCGAGCCGGTGGCGGACTACACCCATTACGCTTTCAGCATCAAACTTGAGGATTTCCCGGTGCTGGTGGCACGGCTGAACGCGGCCCAGGTCTCATCGTGGCGAGACAACCGCAGCGAGGGTGATTCGTTCTACTTTCTCGACCCGGACGGGCACAAACTCGAGGTCCATGTGGGCGACCTGGCGTCCCGGTTGAAGGCTTGTCGGCAGGCACCGTATGCCGGCATGGCGTTTTTTACGCAGTGA